The genomic region GGACCGCGCGAACTTCGGCTTCGCCTCGGCCGCCGGCATCAACCACGATCTCGGCATCGGCAAGGGGCTCGCCTCGCTGATCGGCGCGCTGTTCTTTCTCGGCTATTTCTTCTTCCAGATTCCCGGCGCGATCTACGCCGAGCGCCGCAGCGTCAAGCGCCTGGTGTTCTGGAGCCTCGTGCTGTGGGGCGCCTGCGCGACACTGACCGGCATGGTCAGCAACATCCCCTCGCTGATGGCGATCCGCTTCGCGCTCGGCGTGGTCGAGGCCGCCGTGATGCCGGCCATGCTGATCTACATCAGCAACTGGTTCACGAAGCACGAGCGCTCGCGCGCCAACACATTCCTGATCCTCGGCAACCCGGTCACGGTGCTGTGGATGTCGGTGGTGTCGGGCTACCTCGTGCACGAGTACGGCTGGCGCCACATGTTCGTGGCGGAGGGCCTGCCGGCGCTGGTGTGGGCCGGGTGCTGGTGGTGGCTGGTGCAGGACCGGCCGGCGCAGGCCGGGTGGCTGTCGGCCGACGAGAAACGCGACATCGAGCGTGCGCTCGCCAGCGAGCAGGCCGGGCTCAAGCCGGTGCGCAACTATCGCGAGGCGTTCCGCCAGCCGGCCGTGCTGGTGCTCGGCGCGCAGTATTTCTGCTGGAGCATCGGCGTGTACGGCTTCGTGCTGTGGCTGCCCTCGATCGTCAGCAACGGGGCGTCGCTCGGCATGGTGGCCACCGGCTGGCTCTCGGCGCTGCCGTACCTGGCCGCCACGGTCGCGATGCTCATCGTGTCGTGGGCGTCCGATAAGCTCGACACCCGCAAGGCGTTCGTCTGGCCGTTCCTGCTGATCGGCGCGCTCGCGTTCGCGGGTTCCTGGGCGCTCGGCTCCACGCATTTCTGGCTCTCATACGCGTTGCTGGTGCTCGCCGGCGCCGCGATGTACGCCCCTTACGGGCCGTTTTTCGCGATCGTGCCCGAGCTGCTGCCGAAGAACGTGGCGGGCGGCGCGATGGCGCTGATCAACAGCATGGGCGCGCTCGGCTCGTTCGTCGGCTCCTATTTCGTCGGCTATCTGAACGGTGCCACCGGCACGCCGGCCGCTTCGTATGCATTCATGAGCGCGGCGCTGGTGGCCTCGGTGGTGCTGACGCTGATCGTCAGGCCCCAGCCGGACGCGCCGCCGCTCGCACACTCCACCACCGGGAAATGAATCGCATGACTTATCGTATCGTTGCGTACAAGACGCTGCCCGATGAGGTGCTTGCCTATCTGCGCGAGCACGCCGAGGTGATCCAGGCCGACGGCGCCGCGGCGCTGACCGAGGCGCTTGCCGGGGCCGACGGCGCGATCGGCGCGAGCGTGCCGGTCACCGCCGAGATGCTCGATCGTGCGCCGAAGCTGCGCGCATGGTCGACCATCTCGGTCGGCTACGACCAGTTCGACGTCGCCGACCTGACGCGGCGCGGCATCGTGCTCGCCCACACCCCCGACGTGCTGACCGAATCGACCGCCGATACGGTGTTCGCGCTGATGCTCGCCAGCGCGCGCCGCGTGGTGGAGCTGGCCGAGTTCGTCAAGGCGGGCGAGTGGAAAGAGAGCATCGGCGAGCGGTACTACGGCACCGACGTCCAGGGCAAGACGCTCGGCATCGTCGGGCTCGGCCGGATCGGCGCGGCGGTGGCGCGGCGCGCGGCGCTCGGCTTCCGGATGCGCGTGCTGTACACCAACCGCCACCCCAACGAGCAGGCCGAGGCGCAGTTCGGCGCGCGCCGCGTGCCGCTCGACGAACTGCTCGCCACCGCCGATTTCGTCTGCCTGCAGGTGCCGCTGACCGAGGCGACGCGGCACCTGATCGGCGCGCCCCAGTTCGCGAGGATGAAGCGCAGCGCGATCCTGATCAATGCCGCGCGCGGGCCGGTGGTGGACGAAGCCGCGCTGATCGAGGCACTGCGCGCCGGCACGATTCGCGGCGCCGGCCTCGACGTGTTCGAGCAGGAGCCGCTGGCGGCCGATTCGCCGCTGCTCGCGATGAAGAACGTGGTGGCGCTGCCGCACATCGGCTCGGCGACGGGCGAGACGCGCCGCGCGATGGCGCGCAACGCGGCCGAGAACCTGATCGGCGCGCTCGACGGCACGCTGCGCGAGAACATCGTCAATCGCGACGTGCTGAACGGGCGCCGCTGAGGCCGGCCGCTTGCGGACGCAAGCGTGCGGACGATCCCCGGCCGCGCCGCCACGCCGGTCACCGCGCGCCGTCGAGCGCCGGGCCTGGCGACGCAGCCGGTCCGCGACGGCGGCGCGCGAACCGAGCGAGTCCTCGTTTCGGGCTGCGAGCGGCTGCGTTATGATCGCGCGCTGGCAGGCGGCCGCCTCCGCTCGCGGGGAGCGGCCGCCATGCCGTCGCGCCGGCCGGGGACACCTGCCACGGGCCGCGCTCACTGGAGAATTGATCAGTTGATCCGCTTGTTGAGATTCTGCCGATGCCGCGCCCGCCTCGCGCATGGCACCCGCCCGGGGGCCACGCGATGAGTGAGCTCCGTCCGCCGTCCGCCGCGCGCCCGGCGACCATCAGCGACGTCGCGCGCGAAGCCGGCACCGGCAAGACCAGCGTCTCGCGCTACCTGAACGGCGAGACCCACGTGCTGTCGGCCGACCTGCGCGGCCGCATCGAGGCCGCGATCGCGCGCCTGAACTACCGGCCCAACCAGATGGCACGCGGGCTCAAGCGCGGCCGCAACCGGCTGCTCGGGCTGCTTGCCGCCGACCTGACCAACCCCTACACCGTGGAGGTGCTGCAGGGTGTCGAGGCCGCCTGCCACGCGCTCGGCTACATGCCGCTGATCTGCCATGCGGCCAACGAAGCCGACATGGAGCGCCGCTATCTGCAACTGCTCGCCACCTACCGCGTGGAGGGCATGATCGTCAACGCGCTCGGCGCGAGCGAGGAAGCGCTGCTGCCGCTGCGCGGCTGCGGGATTCCGACCGTGCTGGTGGACCGCCGCGTGGCGGGCTTCGAGGCCGACCTGGTCGGCCTCGACAACGCCGCCGCGGTGCGCGCCGGACTCACGCATCTGCTCGATCAAGGCCATACCAGCGTGACGTTCGTGGTGCAGCCGTTCGAGCAGGTCAGCTCGCGCCGGCTGCGCGAGGCGGCGTTCCGCGCCGTGCTGGCCGAGGCGGGCCACGAGGCCGCGCCGAGCGTGATCGCCGATCTCGGCGAGCCGCACGCGCTGCGCCTCGCGCTGGCCGAGGTCGAGGCGCGCATCGAGGCGGCCGGCCGGGCCGGGCGGCGCGCGGCGCTGTTCGCCGCCAATGCGCCCGTCGCGCTCGCGCTCGCGCGCCATCTGCACGCGCGGCACGGCGCCGGCTGGCAGGCCAAGACGGCGCTGCTGTCGATCGACGACCCCGAATGGGCCGAGCTGCTCGGCATCACCACCATCCGCCAGCCGACCTACGAAATCGGCCGGCGCGCCGTGGAGTTCGTCCACGACCGGATCGACGGCGCCACCGGCGCCGCGCGCGAGGCGCTGCTGCCCGGCGAGCTGATCGTGCGCACGTCCACCTCAAGCTGAGTATCATGCGGGGTTGCGCATCGTCCGGTGCGCCCGCACTCGCTCAAGGAACGTCATGACTGTTGCTCCCGCCACGCTGGTGGCGCTGATCGTCGGCACGCTGCTCGTCGCGCTGCTGCCGATCGTCACGTACCGTCTGCTGAAAGCCCCGATGAGGCTCGACCGGCGCGACGCGATCGTCGGCGTCGCCGCGTTCATGCTGTTCGCGACGCTGCTCGAGCGCGGCTTCTACGCGCTCGCGCTGGGCCTGCCCGCGATCACGCAGTTTCTGGTCAAGCCGGCCGCCTTCGTCGCGTTCGGCACGATCGCGGCCGCGGTGTTCGAAGAGGCCGGCCGCTACCTCGGGATGCGCTTCGTCGAGCGGCGCTACGGCGCCTCGCCTGGCGACGGACGCGGGCTCGGCTACGGCATCGGCTTCGGCGGCGCGCAGGCGTGGTTCGTCGGCGTGATCGTGCTGGGCCAGTGGACCTGGCTCGTCTGGCTGGCGCAGCGCGGCCAGCTCAACGAACAGCTCGCCACCATGCCGACCGATCTCGCGCTGCGCATCCAGATGATGCTGGTGACGATGTCGGCGCCGTCGATCGGCGTGCGCGTGTTCGAATGCGTGGCCGCGTTCACGTTCCAGCTGGCGATGTCGGTGATCGTCTGGCGCGGGGTGCAGGCGCGCAAGCGCTGGATTCTGCCGCTCGCGATCGTGCTGCATCCGATCGGCGACCTGCCGCTGATCGCGTTCAATGCCGGCGCGATGCCGATTTCGACCATGGTCACGCTGTATGGCGTGCTGACGATGCTGCTGATCGCCGGACTCGCCCGCTGGTGCCGGCCTGCGCCGAATGCGGCCTGAGCGGCCACGGAGATCGCTGATGGATGAGTACCACTACGATTGCGCGAGCGCCGAATTCAACGAGCTGGCGCATGTGATCTGCGACCTGTTCCCCGAACAGACCCGCTTTGCCGAGCGCCGCGACGACGCGGGGCGCCTGCTGCATGTGCAATGGCTCGGCATGCGCTTCGGCGCCGCGCCGCGCCGCATGGCGCTCGACGTGCGGATCGAGCCGGCCGCGCTGGCGCGCTATCTGGCCATGCGGCCGATGCAGCGCGCGCGCAGCCACGCGGTGCTGCGTGCCTATGTCGAGGCGTTCATCGGCTCGCTCGAGGAGCGGCACGCGGAGGGGCAGGCGGTGGAGCGCGAGGCCACGCTCACGCTGGGCGAGGCGTTCGCCTGAGGCCTTGCTTGCCGCGCCGCCCGGCGCCGTTGCGGCTCAATCCGCGACGCGATAGACCTGCGCGAAACGCTGCGCCTGGACGACGCCGTAGTCGCCGGGCGCGTATTGCATGACCCAGTCGCCGGCCGCGCCGCGCAGCACGTCGCCGTTCTCGGAACGCGCGATCGTGAACGGGGCGTCCATCCGCCGGGCCAGCACGACGCTCGGGCGATTGCGGTAGGCGCCGGGTCGGCCGTGTTCGAGATCGGGCTGCGCGGGCAGGTATTTCGCGTCGAAGCGCTCGCGCGACACCACCCAGCGGTCGCCCGTCGAGCCCGTCACGAGCGCGTCGCCGGCCGCATAGCGGTTCGGGCCTTCCAGGC from Burkholderia glumae LMG 2196 = ATCC 33617 harbors:
- a CDS encoding PGDYG domain-containing protein, coding for MIELKQIDLRTDPAAQRVVKNETVEVTFAPEAGELISLEGPNRYAAGDALVTGSTGDRWVVSRERFDAKYLPAQPDLEHGRPGAYRNRPSVVLARRMDAPFTIARSENGDVLRGAAGDWVMQYAPGDYGVVQAQRFAQVYRVAD
- a CDS encoding MFS transporter; protein product: MPQTLAIRRWWKIMPIVFITYSLAYLDRANFGFASAAGINHDLGIGKGLASLIGALFFLGYFFFQIPGAIYAERRSVKRLVFWSLVLWGACATLTGMVSNIPSLMAIRFALGVVEAAVMPAMLIYISNWFTKHERSRANTFLILGNPVTVLWMSVVSGYLVHEYGWRHMFVAEGLPALVWAGCWWWLVQDRPAQAGWLSADEKRDIERALASEQAGLKPVRNYREAFRQPAVLVLGAQYFCWSIGVYGFVLWLPSIVSNGASLGMVATGWLSALPYLAATVAMLIVSWASDKLDTRKAFVWPFLLIGALAFAGSWALGSTHFWLSYALLVLAGAAMYAPYGPFFAIVPELLPKNVAGGAMALINSMGALGSFVGSYFVGYLNGATGTPAASYAFMSAALVASVVLTLIVRPQPDAPPLAHSTTGK
- a CDS encoding 2-hydroxyacid dehydrogenase, producing the protein MTYRIVAYKTLPDEVLAYLREHAEVIQADGAAALTEALAGADGAIGASVPVTAEMLDRAPKLRAWSTISVGYDQFDVADLTRRGIVLAHTPDVLTESTADTVFALMLASARRVVELAEFVKAGEWKESIGERYYGTDVQGKTLGIVGLGRIGAAVARRAALGFRMRVLYTNRHPNEQAEAQFGARRVPLDELLATADFVCLQVPLTEATRHLIGAPQFARMKRSAILINAARGPVVDEAALIEALRAGTIRGAGLDVFEQEPLAADSPLLAMKNVVALPHIGSATGETRRAMARNAAENLIGALDGTLRENIVNRDVLNGRR
- a CDS encoding LacI family DNA-binding transcriptional regulator, producing the protein MSELRPPSAARPATISDVAREAGTGKTSVSRYLNGETHVLSADLRGRIEAAIARLNYRPNQMARGLKRGRNRLLGLLAADLTNPYTVEVLQGVEAACHALGYMPLICHAANEADMERRYLQLLATYRVEGMIVNALGASEEALLPLRGCGIPTVLVDRRVAGFEADLVGLDNAAAVRAGLTHLLDQGHTSVTFVVQPFEQVSSRRLREAAFRAVLAEAGHEAAPSVIADLGEPHALRLALAEVEARIEAAGRAGRRAALFAANAPVALALARHLHARHGAGWQAKTALLSIDDPEWAELLGITTIRQPTYEIGRRAVEFVHDRIDGATGAAREALLPGELIVRTSTSS
- a CDS encoding DUF3022 domain-containing protein; the encoded protein is MDEYHYDCASAEFNELAHVICDLFPEQTRFAERRDDAGRLLHVQWLGMRFGAAPRRMALDVRIEPAALARYLAMRPMQRARSHAVLRAYVEAFIGSLEERHAEGQAVEREATLTLGEAFA
- a CDS encoding YhfC family glutamic-type intramembrane protease, translating into MTVAPATLVALIVGTLLVALLPIVTYRLLKAPMRLDRRDAIVGVAAFMLFATLLERGFYALALGLPAITQFLVKPAAFVAFGTIAAAVFEEAGRYLGMRFVERRYGASPGDGRGLGYGIGFGGAQAWFVGVIVLGQWTWLVWLAQRGQLNEQLATMPTDLALRIQMMLVTMSAPSIGVRVFECVAAFTFQLAMSVIVWRGVQARKRWILPLAIVLHPIGDLPLIAFNAGAMPISTMVTLYGVLTMLLIAGLARWCRPAPNAA